A segment of the Arachis hypogaea cultivar Tifrunner chromosome 5, arahy.Tifrunner.gnm2.J5K5, whole genome shotgun sequence genome:
caacatGCTCAATTGGATTTGACAGACAGAAATCAAACAGGCTGATTGATTAGTGGACAGATGGTACACTTTGCCTTTGGATTgtcaacgaaaaaaaaaaataattcacaaTTAGGCCAAATTTGTCCCATAAAAAAGGTATAAAAATAATCCAATCTTTAATGACCTTATATAAAGTCCATACAGTGCCCTCACGTATCTCAACCATTTCAACTCACTTACTTTGAAAATATTATGACTGTTTCTTATTAACCACTTTATTCTGTTCATCCATTTAACAGTTTTGAATGCAGAAACAACTTAAGAGATGTCAGCACTGGAGGACagtaatgtaatttaaatatgtGGATAGGAGTAAAAAATAAAGGGGATATTGGCACATAACAGGGTTCAGTTCAAACATCGACTGAAATTTAAAAGATCAAGTCCACAACTTTCAGAAATCTTGTCAACCTCAATTCTTAACAAAACTTCTCTGTAAATATCTATTCTAATCTAGAAGAAAATCCCCAATGCACAAAGTTTCCGGCTTTCAGTGTAAGTCCTTCTGACCAATACCACTTTAATTAAGACTCCAAGAATTCCAACTTCTCTTCCCACAGTTCCTCCTGTTAAAGATATAAACCATTCATGTGTTTATCCGCTTACTAGCTTAAGCTTTTGAAATAAATAGTTTAATGATACGTCCTCCTCTTACTAAATACTTCAAATTCTTGCTAACAAAACAGCGTTCTTCGATTATTTCCAAATAATGCACTTCATTACAGCATCATGACGATGACGATGATGAAAACAACTAGAATGTGCATATCATTCCCAAATCCATAAATAAACAGCaggtattttaaatttaaaaccccAATTCTATCACTTTCTGTCTGCATAGAAcaaaaaggacaaaaataaaagAGGAAACAAAGTTCTAGGATTTCTACAATGATTGAAGAAGATTTCAGAATCATACAATTTCGAAACAAAAAATTCCCATTGAATCCAATTCCAAACACCAGAAAAAACTTCACATCAAACAACAAAGAAGCgaaagaaaagaattgaaaaatttcATTTCTCTCCACCTTTGACTCATAAGTCAAAAACACTAGTGTGAGAAAACCAgtgaataaattataattattaaaaaaagaaaaaatagacatACGTCGGTAAAAATCCAAAATCTCATCAAAGATTGTGCGGAATGAATTGGCTACATTGAAGAGTGAAGACACAAGCGAtggaaaaaaaattcgaaatgtAATCTGTGAGAATCCACAAAAGGGAAATCGTCAAAGCAGAACAAAAGAAGCGCAATCACAGAGCAAAGATAGTGAAAGAGAGAGGGCAAATCGGTCACATTTGTAATAATAATCTGAAGAAGAAACACAGAGAGCAAGCAAACCTGGAAACGAAGTTGGagtaagaagaagagaatgaatgAATGAGGCAATGAAATGGGAAAAACGGATTACGATagaaattttgatatatatagtGGCGGTAGCCGCTTATAACCAACTCAAACTGACGTcagaattttctttttaatattttctattcactaatgttattttgtattaattatttttcaaaaaaggaaattttgaattttacctGAATAACGCCACCTTAATAAAATACTCAGAAATTAAACTGTTTGTTGTTATAAGTAAATACTTAATATTTTATTGTTCAGAAAACTGTAGATTTTGAAGAAACAAAAATACCGTTGACTTTGACTTGTGAATGGAAAAACAGTGAAAAGAAGGAGAACTAACCACGTGTCACTTTCATGTCAAAGTAAACACCAGTTCTGTCTTTTTTTCGGCGGAAAATCACACGTCAGTTTCAGTTGGTTGATACACGTGTGGCAATTTCTGCTTTTCCCCAAAGTCCAATCCTAACCccaacaaataaaacaaaaaaattcaaattattttcatgtgaaattaAAGATTGAGAAAGAACAACCATTAGATGATGATTTAATTaagtttattaaattatttaataatttttaaatatagaaaatagttATATGCAagtttttttcaaaaagaaaaaaaagaaaattatttcatGTTAACACTGAAGATTTGGTTTATATGTATTATCACTGTAAATTTTTCTATCAAAATATCTAATAATGTATTATTAGTCGACTCCATCTAATAGGAAGACTTTCTTTCTTATATCCAATATGTATTGTTGTATTAACAAatgtgttttctttttatttaaatttcagtttttcATAAGTCTTCAAAATGTAATTGTACAATTGAAtgacaattaaaatgaaaactaTTTTACACTATAGTTacttattactaatataaaaatatatagggATAAATAAGCTTTTAGTGCCTATAAAATATCCATTTCTATTTTGGTCCCTATAAAATTTTCCTCGAGTTTGGTATGTAAAATttagtgtttttcttttaatccttAATTTACTCCATTAAATACAgacataatatattaaatattgatgaCACGTCTTTGTCATATTAATCCTTAACCTGTCGAACTAAAAAACACCATGAAAGACAAAAGAGTATATATATTTCAGCTTACTACATCAGTATTTAATATAGTATTTCACAGAACAAATTAATGATGGAAAAAAACACCTTTAAATTTTACTAGACTAAAATAAAaactatatattttatacagaACACCAAAATAGGGGTACATCATAGAAACCAAAAGCTTATTTAGTTAGATATTTCATTCTAACAACATATTAAAATTAAGTTCAATGTGTAAATTTCAAGTGGCAATTCATTATAAAGGTTTTGTTAAGGATTATGGAACGACAAACGTTTGATAGAAAaagtattttataattttcaatgcattttgaatcaaaTTTCATAATTATAACCTCCTAACAAGTGATATAAAGGCATTCATTTGCAAAAATCCTTTTAATAAACTCTAAGTCATTTTATTTCAATATCTGCATCTAAAATATGTGCATACAGTAGATTAATAAAGGGATTAGGGTATTAATAAAGACTTGTCCTGATTTTGTAACACAATGGAGTGAGACTCCTACTAACACAATTGGATAAAAGAtggaaattttaaaaatataattttcaaaacctaaacaAATTCTTGTGAACTTTTGGTACCAATCTACAAGTTAATGAAACTCTAGTGGATGTTCTTGATATATCCTTACTCTCTTCCTTCCCCATTGTTTCCACTGATTCCTCTGAGCCAAAATAGGGTCTATCTGATTCATTGTGTTTCAAAGCTTCCATTTCATTTACAGCCTAAAAATGACGAAGTTTAATTTAAAGCATGAGATACAATGAAACAAGTATcacatcttttcttttttctttagggCGATTATTCAATCAGCGAAAGTGAAAAGtggttatttttttcttatttgacaATACATGATTGAATGTGTGTGTtactattaaaatatttttacactAACAGTACATATAAAGTTAAAAATCAAGGTAGCTTACCCCATCATAGCATTGTACCGCACAATCTTTAATACCATGCAAATAATCTGAAATGATCAATTAGTGAATGTTACTAAAATTTTAGGAAGATTAAAAGAAGATATCACAAATTCAAGGGTTAACCATAGTTCATAGCAGTTGAGAATAACAACCTGAGTATGCCTTATCCTTGAATATCAGTAGACTGCGAGGCATCAATAGAACAGAGAATGGGAGGTAATCATCATCAAGCCTTTTATCTTCTCCTCCATCAGAATCTTTGCCATTAACATCTTGCGGATCTAGTTTAAATCTAGCATGAGGTGTAAAATCCATGACGACAGGCGATCCGAGTGAAAGAATAGCTACAACTGGAAAGTAAGCTGGACCATCTTGATGTGGCTgtagaatttgaaaaaataaaataaaataataaaaccagaGTACATTTGAAAAATATTAATGAACAGGAATTGCAAATTCCATAGTTAAGCATTTCCGCCAATATCTATATAGTAATGCTAGAAGGAAACAAACaggaagtgcaaatgaatatggCTAGAAGCAAGCACAGAGGTGAAGGACAAACCATTATGCCTTGGTTAGGTAAGTACTCATTGATGAGAACATGATTGATTGCTGATGGAAATAGTCTTGATTCTTCTGATATCTTTTGTGTAAGATTTGTTAACCATGGAGGCACTGCAAGACAGATACAGGTATACTTAAATGTTTGAagcatattaaaaacaaaaatatcttaaGAAAGAGTGGTAGAAGGAGTTCAATGTTacatttttattcattaaattagatCCATAAGTATTATGATATATTCTCCTCATTCCATGATTAGGTCAGTTTCAAAACCAATCAGTATagatcaacaataacaatggttCAACAATCCTCATATTTGAAAGTCACCCTCACAAATTCAGACCTCACAGTGTATGCAAGACAACAACATAAGAATTCAAATTCAATCCACATCCACTTATGAAGCAACAGGTATCTAATAACATAATGTCTGAAGCAATTGCCATCAAATCAAAAAATGCTACAGGAATAAACCTACTGTTTCAGGTGTGCGACCGTTAAAGCAATATTTAAAGGTGGTAAAACCTTTAAGTGCATTGCAGGAGTTACTATACTAGTTATTTCAAGAGAAAACCGGCCTAAAATCAAATTGAAGATGGACAAGAATAACTTCTATAACATCGAGACCTTTCAGTTGCAATAACTAGCATCATGCGTAATCATGCAGACTGTAGATTTGGATTGTGGAAGGAGAGATATTTTCCAACTTACATGGTTGAGGTAGAAGGCCCTTCTCATGGACAACGCCACCTGCCAATGAACAATATTAATGAGAAAGAAATTTTTCGTGTCATTTCTGCGGTTCTGCTAAATACTATTAATTTGATTGGCTGTATGAACGAAGCAAGAAAGAAACATCATTGACATGGGCatgttgaaaatttgaaattacttaacaaacaagACTCTCCTTAACCCACCCAAAGGAAAAAAGGGATCTAGTGAGATTTACTGTACTCATAAAACATGTTCAGTTCCTCAATTAAATTCTTTTGTATCATGTTTCACTTTCTGTCAATTCAAACATTCCGAAAATTTGAGGATTTGATAGTGCAACTCAGAATCAATTCTACATTTCGAATCAATTTTGACTATAAGTTTGGTTACTAGTTTGCAAAACCAACTCTTGCTTCTAGAATTGATTCATGCAGACTAGAAAATATCTGACCAAATATACATCACTTTACATC
Coding sequences within it:
- the LOC112801774 gene encoding alkylated DNA repair protein ALKBH6 homolog isoform X1, with the translated sequence MMEEKEKLDSYKVGSLPTVIYIPDFITDSEQNFLLSNIYGAPASKWKLLKNRRLQNWGGVVHEKGLLPQPLPPWLTNLTQKISEESRLFPSAINHVLINEYLPNQGIMPHQDGPAYFPVVAILSLGSPVVMDFTPHARFKLDPQDVNGKDSDGGEDKRLDDDYLPFSVLLMPRSLLIFKDKAYSDYLHGIKDCAVQCYDGAVNEMEALKHNESDRPYFGSEESVETMGKEERGTVGREVGILGVLIKVVLVRRTYTESRKLCALGIFF
- the LOC112801774 gene encoding alkylated DNA repair protein ALKBH6 homolog isoform X4 codes for the protein MMEEKEKLDSYKVGSLPTVIYIPDFITDSEQNFLLSNIYGAPASKWKLLKNRRLQNWGGVVHEKGLLPQPLPPWLTNLTQKISEESRLFPSAINHVLINEYLPNQGIMPHQDGPAYFPVVAILSLGSPVVMDFTPHARFKLDPQDVNGKDSDGGEDKRLDDDYLPFSVLLMPRSLLIFKDKAYSDYLHGIKDCAVQCYDGDWTLGKSRNCHTCINQLKLTCDFPPKKRQNWCLL
- the LOC112801774 gene encoding alkylated DNA repair protein ALKBH6 homolog isoform X2, with the translated sequence MMEEKEKLDSYKVGSLPTVIYIPDFITDSEQNFLLSNIYGAPASKWKLLKNRRLQNWGGVVHEKGLLPQPLPPWLTNLTQKISEESRLFPSAINHVLINEYLPNQGIMPHQDGPAYFPVVAILSLGSPVVMDFTPHARFKLDPQDVNGKDSDGGEDKRLDDDYLPFSVLLMPRSLLIFKDKAYSDYLHGIKDCAVQCYDGAVNEMEALKHNESDRPYFGSEESVETMGKEESKDISRTSTRVSLTCRLVPKVHKNLFRF
- the LOC112801774 gene encoding alkylated DNA repair protein ALKBH6 homolog isoform X3, whose product is MMEEKEKLDSYKVGSLPTVIYIPDFITDSEQNFLLSNIYGAPASKWKLLKNRRLQNWGGVVHEKGLLPQPLPPWLTNLTQKISEESRLFPSAINHVLINEYLPNQGIMPHQDGPAYFPVVAILSLGSPVVMDFTPHARFKLDPQDVNGKDSDGGEDKRLDDDYLPFSVLLMPRSLLIFKDKAYSDYLHGIKDCAVQCYDGAVNEMEALKHNESDRPYFGSEESVETMGKEESKACY